The Thermomonospora amylolytica sequence CACCGGTCTTCGGGCGCTTCTTCCCGACGTACTCCGGGCGGGCGATGTGCGGGGGTACCTTGCGCATCGGCGAGACGCGGCCGGGCCGGAGTTGGGTCGTCATGCCACTGGAGTGTAGTTGCCCCGATGCGGGCACCACTGTGGGCACCGGGCGAGGTTCGGGAGGTATCGGTGAAACTCTCCGCTGACGACTGGTGGTTCTGCCTCAAGCACCTGCGGGTGGAACACGGCGCGGGCTGCCCCAACAAGGACCGGATGGGCCCGTACGCCACCGAGGCCGAGGCCGCCGGCGCCCTGGACCGGGCCCGCGCGCGCAACAAGGCGTGGGACGCCCGGGACGAGGAGGACTGAGGGGCCCGGGGTCGTCCCCGGGGCGAACGGGGTCAGTCCGTCACGACCGGGCCGCTGATCCGCTCCAGCACGCGGGCCAGCCGGTCGCGCAGGCCGCGGCGCCGCTCCGGCGGCGCGCCCGCGGCGGCGCTGACCAGGTGCTGGGCGCCGTCGAACGACAGCAGCCGGTCCCGCGGCGGGATCGTCAGCGCCTCGTGGGCCAGCCCCTCCAGTTCGCGGTCGCCGCCGTCCAGGGTCAGGATCGTCGCCCCGCCGCGGCGCGCGTCGTCGACCCGTTCCAGCAGCGGGACGGGGGCCCGGTCCTCGGCGACCACGAACAGCGCCTCGCCGCGCCCGGCCGTCTCCAGCCGTTCCAGGCCGATCCGCAGGTGCGGCGGGGCCTGCGGCGGCGGGGACCAGCGCACCAGGGTGGGGGACAGCTCGGGGATGTGGTTGAGGCGGCTCTCGTCGTCCAGGTGCGCCGCCATGTGCCAGGGCTCGTCGGCGGGAGTGCCCACCAGCAGCAGGCTCCCGGGTTCGCGCGCCGATGTCCGCAGCGCCCGGGCGAACTCCCCGGTCCGTTCCAGCCAGCCGGTGGCGGCCAGCACCTCGCGCAGCATCGCGACCTGGTCGGCGTCCACGGCCCCATGGTGCCGCAGCGCGGGCGCACGGGAGGGCCGAACGGGCGAGCCCGCCCGTCCGCCGCCGGACGCGAACTGGGAGGATCGTCCCATGAGTGAGCAGAAGACGCCCTACGACCTCCCGGACGTCAGCGGTCTGTCCCTGGGCATCCTGGGCGGCACCGGCGACCAGGGCAAGGGTCTGGCCCGCCGTTTCGCGATGGCCGGCCACCAGGTGATCATCGGTTCCCGCAACGCCGAGCGGGCCCGGCAGGCCGCCGAGGAGCTGGGCCTGTCGATCCGCGGCGCGGAGAACGCGGTGGCCGCCGCGGAGCCCGACGTGGTGATCGTGGCGGTGCCCTGGGAGGGGCACCGGGCCACGCTGGAGTCGCTGCGCGCCGAACTGGCCGGGAAGATCGTGGTCGACTGCGTGAACCCGCTGGGCTTCGACAAGCGCGGCGCGTTCGCGCTCCAGGTCGAGGAGGGCAGCGCGGCCGAGCAGGCCGCGGCGGTGCTCCCCGACAGCCGGGTGGTCGCCGCGTTCCACCACGTGTCGGCCAAACTGCTGCTGGACCCCGAGGTGGCCGAGATGGAACTGGACGTGCTCGTGCTCGGCGACGACCGGGAGGCCACCGACACGGTGCAGGCGCTGGCGGGCCGGATCGGGGGCATGCGCGGCATCTACGGCGGCCGGCTGCGCAACGCCCGCCAGGTGGAGGCGTTCACCGCCAACCTGATCTCCATCAACCGCCGCTACAAGGCCCACGCGGGCCTGCGCGTCACCGACGTGTGAGAAACGGAACGGACGGCCCGGTCTGGCCGGGCCGTCCGTCCGGGGGTGGGGTGGAGCGAAGCCGGATCAGCGGTAGGAGTGCTCGGGGCCGGGGAAGGCGCCGCTGACGACCTCCTCGGCGTAGGCGCGGGCGGCGTCGCCGAGCACGGTCGCCACGTCGGCGAACTTCTTGACGAACTTGGCGGTGCGCGGGGTCAGCCCGGCCATGTCCTGCCAGACCAGCACCTGCGCGTCGCAGGCGTCACCGGCGCCGATGCCGATCGTGGGGATGGACAGCGAGGCGGTGACGCGCGCGGCCAGCTCGGTGGGCACGCACTCCAGCACCACCGCGAACGCGCCGGCCGCCTCCAGCGCCTTGGCGTCGGCCATCAGCTCCTCGCCGGCCTCGCCGCGGCCCTGCACCCGGTAGCCGCCGAAGACGTTCACCGACTGCGGGGTGAGCCCGAGGTGGCCCATCACCGGGATGCCGGCCGCGACCATCGCCTCGACCTGGGGCAGCACCCGGCGGCCGCCCTCCAGCTTGACGGCGTGCGCGCCGGTCTCCTTCATGAACCGCACCGCGGTGGACAGGCCCTCGGCGACGCTGGTCTGGTACGAGCCGAACGGCAGGTCGGCCACCACCATCGCCCGCCGGGAGCCGCGCACGACCGCGGCGGTCAGCGGGATCAGGTCGTCCACGGTGACCGGGATGGTGGAGTCGTAGCCGTACACCACCATGGCGGCCGAGTCGCCGACCAGCAGGACGGGGATGCCGGCCTCGTCGAACACGCGGGCGGTCATCGCGTCGTAGGCGGTCAGCATGGGCCACTTCTCGCCGCGTCGCTTGGCGGCCGCGATGTCGCGCACGGTCACCCTGCGGTCGCCGGCCTTGCCGCCGTACAGGGCGTTGGCGTCGGGGGCGGTGCTGGGGGCAGCAGAAGACATGGATGCGAACCTCCGGTCTCGAGGCGCCACGGTGGCGTACCCGGACGGAATCGATGATCCCACGGACAAAACGGATTCGGTACCCCGGAACATTCCACGGACGCCCGTATCGGAAGCCCCCGGAATATCGAAACGGTCCCGTAGCGTATCGTGGGGCGGGAACCCCGCCGGACCGTGCCAAAGCCCACCGAGGAGCACCGTGCCAACACACCCGTCCACGGAGCACACCGGCCATCCGCGCCGCTGGGCGATCCTCGGCGTCCTGGTCTTCAGCCTGCTGGTGGTGGTGCTGGACAACACCATCCTCAACGTCGCCCTGCGCACCATCGCCGACCCGCGGCGCGGGCTGGGCGCCACGCAGAGCGAGCTGGAGTGGTCGATCAACTCCTACACGCTGGTGTTCGCCGGGCTGCTGTTCACCTTCGGCGTCGTCGGCGACCGGCTGGGCCGCAAACGGGTGCTGGTCGCCGGGATGGCGGTCTTCGGGCTGGCCTCGCTGGCCTCGGCGTACGCGCAGAATCCCGAGCAGCTCATCGCGGCGCGGGCGCTGATGGGCCTGGGCGGCGCGGCGATCATGCCGCAGACCCTGTCGATCATCACCAACGTGTTCGACCCCCGCGAGCGCGGCCGGGCCATCGGCGTCTGGTCCGGCGCGGTCGGGCTGGCCGTGGCGATCGGCCCGGTCACCGGCGGGCTGCTGCTGGACCACTTCTGGTGGGGCTCGGTGTTCCTGGTCAACGTGCCGATCGTCGCCGTCGGCCTGGCCGGGATGCTGTGGCTGGTCCCCGAGTCGCGCAACCCCGCCCCCGGCCGGATCGAC is a genomic window containing:
- the npdG gene encoding NADPH-dependent F420 reductase yields the protein MSEQKTPYDLPDVSGLSLGILGGTGDQGKGLARRFAMAGHQVIIGSRNAERARQAAEELGLSIRGAENAVAAAEPDVVIVAVPWEGHRATLESLRAELAGKIVVDCVNPLGFDKRGAFALQVEEGSAAEQAAAVLPDSRVVAAFHHVSAKLLLDPEVAEMELDVLVLGDDREATDTVQALAGRIGGMRGIYGGRLRNARQVEAFTANLISINRRYKAHAGLRVTDV
- the panB gene encoding 3-methyl-2-oxobutanoate hydroxymethyltransferase, with translation MSSAAPSTAPDANALYGGKAGDRRVTVRDIAAAKRRGEKWPMLTAYDAMTARVFDEAGIPVLLVGDSAAMVVYGYDSTIPVTVDDLIPLTAAVVRGSRRAMVVADLPFGSYQTSVAEGLSTAVRFMKETGAHAVKLEGGRRVLPQVEAMVAAGIPVMGHLGLTPQSVNVFGGYRVQGRGEAGEELMADAKALEAAGAFAVVLECVPTELAARVTASLSIPTIGIGAGDACDAQVLVWQDMAGLTPRTAKFVKKFADVATVLGDAARAYAEEVVSGAFPGPEHSYR